The proteins below come from a single bacterium genomic window:
- a CDS encoding long-chain fatty acid--CoA ligase, translating into MKETTLHRMFLNRIAEGGDSVRYMVPGDHGYTPVTYRQVGDASREIALGLMALGLSRGDRVAILSTTRLEWCLADIGSTFGGFVTVPIYPSNLPDQVEYILAHSRARAVFVEDEPQYNKVMGSRSRLPHLSSVVMMTGSAEGKEGATTLSALRALGKEHGAANPGALEARAEEILPSDDLTIIYTSGTTGPPKGVVTRHSNYAFNVTSALEAIDVPKGSMFLQFLPLAHSLGRIEHFLSFDAMAVSSFARSLQTVAEDLAAVRPEIMVSVPRLYEKFYARVLAKVEEDGGLKKKIFVWALGVGREASRCRQQGGEPRGFLALKNGIADRLVFRKIRARMGGRLRFFISGGAPLSREIAEFLHAIGVLILEGYGLTETSTVTTVNRLERYKFGTVGKALPGTEIRIAADGEILIRGPHIFREYFNDPAATREAIEPDGWFHTGDIGTLDEEGFLRITDRKKDIIVTSGGKNIAPQNLENLLKNDRYVSQAFVYGDRKKYLTALLTLAPEEIVDWATRQGIPDRSVESLANHPQVLRLMQERVDEVNRGLASFEQVKKFALLGTDFSQETGELTPTLKVRRKVVVEKYGRILDDLYGKE; encoded by the coding sequence ATGAAGGAGACGACGCTTCATCGGATGTTCCTGAACCGGATCGCCGAGGGGGGAGACTCGGTCCGGTACATGGTCCCGGGCGACCACGGCTACACGCCGGTGACGTACCGGCAGGTCGGCGACGCGTCGCGGGAGATCGCTCTCGGGCTGATGGCGCTCGGGCTGTCGCGCGGGGACCGGGTGGCGATCCTCTCGACGACGCGCCTGGAATGGTGCCTTGCGGACATCGGGTCGACCTTCGGCGGATTCGTCACGGTGCCGATCTACCCCTCGAACCTCCCCGACCAGGTGGAATATATCCTGGCCCACTCGCGCGCGCGCGCCGTTTTCGTCGAGGACGAGCCGCAGTACAACAAGGTCATGGGGAGCCGATCCCGACTGCCTCACCTCTCGAGCGTCGTGATGATGACCGGCAGCGCGGAGGGGAAGGAAGGGGCCACGACCCTCTCCGCCCTGAGGGCCCTCGGGAAGGAGCACGGCGCCGCGAACCCCGGGGCCCTCGAGGCGCGCGCGGAGGAGATCCTCCCCTCGGACGACCTGACGATCATCTACACCTCCGGAACCACCGGACCCCCGAAGGGGGTCGTGACGCGACACAGCAACTACGCCTTCAACGTGACGTCGGCGCTGGAAGCGATCGACGTCCCCAAGGGGTCGATGTTCCTCCAGTTCCTTCCCCTGGCGCACTCCCTCGGCCGGATCGAGCACTTCCTCTCCTTCGACGCGATGGCCGTCTCCTCCTTCGCCCGTTCCCTCCAGACCGTGGCGGAGGATCTCGCGGCGGTCCGTCCGGAAATCATGGTGAGCGTCCCCCGGCTCTACGAGAAGTTCTACGCCCGCGTGCTGGCGAAGGTCGAGGAGGACGGGGGGCTGAAGAAGAAGATCTTCGTGTGGGCCCTCGGAGTCGGGCGCGAGGCGTCGCGGTGCCGCCAGCAGGGCGGGGAGCCGCGGGGGTTCCTCGCCTTGAAAAACGGGATCGCCGACCGCCTGGTCTTCCGGAAGATCCGGGCGCGGATGGGCGGCAGGCTGCGCTTCTTCATCTCGGGGGGGGCGCCCCTGTCCCGGGAGATCGCCGAGTTCCTGCACGCCATCGGCGTCCTCATCCTCGAGGGGTACGGGCTCACGGAGACCTCCACGGTAACGACGGTCAACCGGCTTGAGCGGTACAAGTTCGGCACCGTCGGGAAGGCGCTCCCCGGCACGGAGATCCGGATCGCCGCGGACGGCGAGATCCTCATTCGCGGGCCGCACATCTTCCGGGAATATTTCAACGACCCCGCCGCCACCCGGGAGGCGATCGAACCGGACGGCTGGTTCCACACGGGGGACATCGGGACCCTCGACGAGGAGGGGTTCCTGCGCATCACCGACCGGAAGAAGGACATCATCGTCACCTCGGGGGGAAAGAACATCGCCCCCCAGAACCTGGAGAATCTGCTCAAGAACGACCGGTACGTCAGCCAGGCGTTCGTATACGGCGACCGGAAGAAGTACCTGACCGCCCTTCTCACGCTCGCTCCCGAGGAGATCGTCGACTGGGCGACCCGGCAGGGGATCCCGGATCGCAGCGTCGAGTCGCTGGCGAATCACCCCCAGGTGCTTCGATTGATGCAGGAGCGGGTCGACGAGGTCAACCGGGGGCTGGCCTCCTTCGAGCAGGTGAAGAAGTTCGCGCTTCTGGGAACGGATTTCTCCCAGGAAACCGGCGAGTTGACACCCACGCTCAAGGTGCGCCGCAAGGTGGTGGTCGAGAAGTACGGGCGGATTCTCGACGATCTCTACGGGAAGGAATGA
- a CDS encoding choice-of-anchor X domain-containing protein codes for MRLVKPGVSWSVLPVAAMLLLLSVGADSAPGKRTENPHGRKDTKVCVECHVGIPGEGSSPRKESNLRFGGDVVALCSSCHAKYRHMHPVKIAVSPEMKSPEDLPLDKDGKITCITCHDAMEGHGVARRQKIVGRALCLNCHSDTDLLAEVVWFPTRLKRGEKGRFEVKVVEFRVPRKKSSLGDTVLLYYYAKAPSGGEITFGTNVLHDDGTHGDRVAHDSVYTLTEIATGVEKKKRVVYTGWVLDNVGRRSNTVTMAVEYGK; via the coding sequence ATGCGGTTGGTCAAGCCAGGGGTATCGTGGTCCGTTCTTCCGGTCGCGGCGATGCTGCTCCTCCTCTCCGTGGGCGCGGATTCCGCCCCGGGGAAGCGGACGGAGAATCCCCATGGCCGGAAGGACACCAAGGTGTGCGTGGAGTGCCACGTCGGCATTCCCGGAGAGGGGAGTTCCCCGCGCAAGGAGAGCAACCTTCGGTTCGGCGGGGACGTCGTGGCGCTCTGTTCCTCCTGCCACGCGAAGTATCGCCACATGCACCCGGTCAAGATCGCCGTGTCGCCGGAGATGAAGTCCCCGGAAGACCTGCCGCTGGACAAGGACGGGAAGATCACGTGCATCACCTGCCACGACGCGATGGAGGGGCACGGGGTGGCCCGCAGGCAAAAGATCGTGGGGAGGGCGCTCTGCCTGAACTGCCACTCCGACACCGATCTCTTAGCGGAGGTCGTCTGGTTTCCCACGCGCCTGAAGCGGGGGGAGAAGGGAAGGTTCGAGGTCAAGGTGGTCGAGTTCCGCGTGCCACGGAAAAAATCCTCCCTGGGCGACACCGTGCTGCTGTACTACTACGCCAAGGCTCCCTCCGGCGGAGAGATCACCTTCGGGACGAACGTCCTCCATGACGACGGCACCCACGGGGACCGGGTCGCGCACGATTCGGTCTACACGCTCACCGAGATCGCCACGGGGGTCGAGAAGAAGAAGCGCGTGGTCTACACGGGCTGGGTCCTTGACAACGTGGGGCGGCGCAGCAACACCGTCACGATGGCGGTGGAGTACGGGAAGTAA
- a CDS encoding ATPase, T2SS/T4P/T4SS family codes for MPSAPDDLFAKFLAHGYVAPDDLKEMQEHSLALGIPLAEAALLADRLHPDARARILSESLGIPFLEIDPGSVSIDLAHLFPEALARENRIVPIDRAGDRVTVAVNDPFRHGTFAVLEEMTGLSLRMVVCPERTIAGILARFYPDPSGINPFDLGEGSISREEAEKWLSEGGINRACGKILLHAASSGMSGVRMSPVGREVVIEGRLELKPVRLLSFPLRVRQSLFDAFLELAGVSGGSELPPETIFHLESGTGVVSLQASFLRGLSGPEVIVKILPDLRARISLDSVGFNPGQLDVTEKVMRKGNGLFLVSSPGPEGVATTLFALLREGYRPGLRAITVEERHRFRNEGYIQLDRRQAAERFSGDWSRLAESLEPDILMIEHLPDSSALADLIHLAQAGTLVLCGIRRFNFDRALRTLLTIDVDPFILAHVMRLVLHQRLVKLLCMECRRPVPARPSLRMVGERYRGELERIVADASFYLPSGCPKCRDTGYSGRMALIELIPFTPGVQNIVASEDSLEEKLSRLMEEDLYSAAQSVQEMLRRGMVTYEDVAPFFR; via the coding sequence GTGCCATCCGCCCCCGACGACCTTTTTGCGAAGTTTCTCGCGCACGGCTACGTCGCTCCCGACGATCTGAAGGAGATGCAGGAACATTCCCTGGCCCTCGGGATCCCGCTGGCCGAGGCCGCACTCCTTGCGGATCGGCTGCACCCCGACGCGCGCGCACGGATTCTCTCGGAGTCGCTCGGGATCCCGTTTCTCGAGATCGATCCCGGCTCCGTTTCCATCGATCTCGCCCACCTTTTTCCGGAAGCCCTGGCCCGCGAGAACCGGATCGTTCCGATCGACCGGGCAGGGGACCGGGTGACCGTTGCCGTGAACGACCCGTTTCGCCACGGGACGTTCGCGGTTCTCGAGGAGATGACCGGGCTCTCCCTCCGCATGGTGGTGTGCCCGGAGCGGACGATCGCCGGGATCCTTGCCCGCTTCTACCCCGACCCGTCCGGCATCAATCCGTTCGACCTCGGGGAGGGCTCGATTTCCCGGGAAGAGGCGGAAAAGTGGCTCTCGGAAGGCGGAATAAACCGGGCTTGCGGGAAGATCCTGCTCCACGCGGCATCCAGCGGCATGTCCGGCGTACGGATGTCCCCCGTCGGGCGGGAAGTCGTGATCGAGGGCCGGTTGGAGTTGAAACCCGTGCGCCTGCTCTCCTTCCCCCTGCGGGTCCGGCAATCGCTCTTCGACGCGTTTCTGGAACTGGCGGGCGTCTCCGGCGGGTCGGAACTTCCCCCCGAAACGATCTTCCACCTCGAGTCCGGGACCGGGGTCGTCTCCCTCCAGGCGAGTTTCCTGCGGGGTCTGTCCGGCCCGGAGGTGATCGTGAAGATCCTCCCCGACCTGCGGGCGCGGATCTCCCTCGATTCCGTCGGCTTCAACCCCGGCCAGCTCGACGTCACCGAAAAGGTCATGCGCAAGGGGAACGGCCTCTTCCTCGTGTCGTCCCCCGGGCCCGAGGGAGTCGCCACCACCCTGTTCGCCCTGCTCCGCGAGGGGTATCGGCCCGGGCTTCGCGCCATCACCGTCGAGGAGCGCCACAGGTTCCGGAACGAGGGGTATATCCAGCTCGACCGGCGGCAGGCGGCGGAGCGATTTTCCGGCGACTGGTCCCGACTGGCGGAATCCCTCGAACCCGACATCCTGATGATCGAGCACCTGCCCGATTCATCGGCCCTCGCCGACCTGATTCATCTCGCGCAGGCCGGGACCCTCGTGCTGTGCGGCATCCGGCGATTCAATTTCGACCGGGCCCTTCGAACGCTGCTGACCATCGACGTGGACCCGTTCATCCTCGCGCACGTCATGCGGCTCGTCCTGCACCAGCGGCTGGTGAAGCTTCTCTGCATGGAATGCCGTCGCCCGGTCCCCGCGAGGCCTTCCCTGCGGATGGTGGGGGAGCGGTACCGGGGAGAGTTGGAGCGGATCGTCGCGGACGCCTCGTTCTACCTTCCCTCCGGGTGTCCGAAGTGCCGCGACACGGGCTACTCCGGACGAATGGCGCTCATCGAGCTGATTCCCTTCACGCCGGGCGTGCAGAACATCGTGGCGTCGGAGGATTCGCTCGAGGAGAAGCTGTCGCGGCTCATGGAGGAGGATTTGTACTCCGCCGCGCAATCGGTGCAAGAGATGCTTCGGCGGGGGATGGTAACATACGAGGACGTCGCGCCGTTCTTCCGTTGA
- a CDS encoding nitroreductase family protein — MDVFETMKNRQSIRKFRKDPVPKELILRMAEAASWAPTAGNSQNFRFIAVLERETIARMRGIVDEIVSRVTGSEVAGGKATYHNLFAFAPAVICVVGAPYESATDKTLREKDPERYKARRFQVNPGLQGISAGITQFILAAVALGYGTCWMTGPLIAKPELESALSVRHPEELLAIIAVGKPDAAPPKPPRKPASEITTFR, encoded by the coding sequence ATGGACGTTTTCGAGACGATGAAGAACCGGCAAAGCATCCGGAAGTTCCGGAAAGACCCGGTCCCGAAGGAACTTATCCTGCGGATGGCGGAGGCCGCGTCGTGGGCGCCGACGGCGGGAAATTCGCAGAACTTCCGTTTCATCGCGGTACTCGAACGGGAGACGATCGCCCGGATGCGGGGAATCGTCGACGAGATCGTCTCGCGCGTGACCGGAAGCGAGGTCGCCGGGGGGAAGGCGACGTACCACAACCTTTTCGCCTTCGCCCCCGCGGTGATTTGCGTGGTCGGCGCCCCCTACGAGTCGGCGACGGACAAGACGCTCCGCGAGAAGGATCCCGAGCGGTACAAGGCGCGCCGTTTCCAGGTGAACCCCGGGCTTCAGGGGATCTCGGCCGGGATCACCCAGTTCATCCTCGCGGCCGTCGCGCTGGGATACGGCACCTGCTGGATGACCGGTCCGCTGATCGCGAAGCCGGAGCTCGAATCGGCGCTCTCCGTCCGGCATCCCGAAGAGCTGCTGGCGATCATCGCCGTGGGAAAGCCGGACGCGGCGCCCCCGAAGCCGCCGCGCAAGCCGGCGTCGGAGATCACGACGTTCCGATAG
- a CDS encoding histone deacetylase codes for MKRVAWIYHPDYLLHTPPFEHPESPERLVAINDHLGKAGLIERMVPVTPEYPEDADILSVHDREYLNRLETACRRGDLTLDSEDTYINRHSYNIALLSAGGAIAGAKAVAEGTVDRAFCAVRPPGHHAGRSVGMGFCLLNNAAIAARYLQARHGVGKVLIVDWDVHHGNGTQNIFLEDPTVFYFSIHEHPTFLYPGTGRRWEIGKGKGEGTTLNTPMAPGAGDAEYRTTFEQTLEPAVERFRPEVILVSAGFDAHRDDPLADLQVTDEGFRFMTRHVVGLADRFCGGKIVSILEGGYETSSLTSCIEIHVRELLDE; via the coding sequence ATGAAGCGAGTGGCCTGGATCTACCACCCCGACTACCTCCTCCACACACCGCCGTTCGAACACCCGGAGTCCCCGGAGCGCCTGGTCGCCATCAACGATCATCTCGGGAAAGCGGGCCTGATCGAACGGATGGTGCCGGTGACGCCGGAGTATCCGGAAGACGCGGATATCCTCTCCGTCCACGACCGGGAATATCTGAACCGGCTGGAGACCGCCTGTCGGCGCGGCGACCTGACCCTCGACTCCGAGGACACCTACATCAACCGGCATTCCTACAACATCGCGCTGCTGTCGGCGGGAGGCGCGATCGCGGGAGCAAAAGCGGTGGCGGAAGGTACGGTCGACCGCGCCTTCTGCGCCGTCCGGCCCCCGGGGCACCACGCGGGGCGGAGCGTGGGGATGGGATTCTGCCTCCTCAACAACGCGGCAATCGCCGCCCGGTACCTCCAGGCGAGGCACGGTGTCGGGAAGGTCCTCATCGTCGACTGGGACGTCCACCACGGCAACGGCACCCAGAACATCTTCCTCGAGGATCCGACGGTCTTCTATTTCAGCATCCACGAGCACCCGACGTTCCTGTACCCCGGCACCGGCCGCCGATGGGAGATCGGCAAGGGAAAGGGGGAAGGCACGACGCTCAACACCCCGATGGCCCCCGGCGCGGGGGACGCGGAATACAGGACGACCTTCGAGCAGACGCTCGAGCCGGCCGTGGAGCGGTTCCGGCCGGAGGTCATCCTCGTCTCGGCGGGCTTCGACGCCCATCGCGACGACCCGCTGGCGGACCTCCAGGTGACGGACGAGGGGTTCCGCTTCATGACCCGGCATGTGGTCGGGCTGGCCGACCGGTTCTGCGGGGGAAAGATCGTCTCGATCCTCGAGGGAGGGTACGAAACCTCCTCGCTCACGTCCTGCATCGAAATCCACGTCCGGGAGCTCCTCGACGAGTGA